Below is a genomic region from Onychostoma macrolepis isolate SWU-2019 chromosome 15, ASM1243209v1, whole genome shotgun sequence.
CCAAGTACTTGACCTGAATGCAGTTTAAGGTGATTTAAAACATGGTCTTTCTTCACTTCTCCTCTCACCAGTCCATCAAATAGTAATTTATACAGGCCAACCTGAAGAAGAGACGGATAGTTTAAAGAACACATAAAATGAtccaatatatacagtatgagtCAATGATGCAATAAGGTGTGCACAATACAGAAAGGGAAAAAGGGGAAGGAAAAATCTGTCAAGGtctcagaaatgttttttttttaaattcatgtttatttcatatgATTCTCAAAAACTTTTTATGCCGTTtccaacattttaaaaaatatttctcacGGTGAAAAGTATTTTTGCTAATATCAtcaattattatttcattaatatcatTAAGTTATGGGGAGTCACACCATAAGATTTAGCTCAttgcaccacatgactttgCGGAAAAAAATTTAGTGAAAAAAAtccactaaaactgaaattaaaactttttttgatcatttaaataaaactgaaataaaatataaataaaaaaataataataaaccacataaccaaattatttaaaaataataataataaaattaaaactaaaagctaattcaaacaATACATACTATAATAGTAGTTAAATAATTCTACAATACTctaaacagatttttttcttcaaagatAATTGTAAACAATTACACCAAACTACTTAAGGTTTTCCTTTTTAGAATTTCATTCTTTCATGAGGCTTTTTATTATGATATCAGGACAGTTGTATCACCCTAACATTTCTGACTTTATgccccccaaaataaaaattaaataacatttttatagtgTGAACAGCATTTGTTATTCTCAGGAGCCCatcattctaaatgtattagaaatttgtattttaataaattaatagaaagGATATAAAATGAGCCCACACTACTATATATGGACAAATGTATGTGGAATGAAGTTCAGTGAGAACAAGGCAGCTGTTCACAAAAGCACAGTGCAATGATTTACTGCTGTATGAGTGAGGACAAAGGCCATTCCTGCAATAAATAATCCCAACTCACCTGTAAGCAGTTGACTTTATCTTGTGCAAAACTAGGCAAGGAGTTCTGTTTGCGTGTCTTGAGCTCATTTAGGACCAGCTCCCCCTTCTGGTTATACATGAGTTCATCAATGACCCCCTTGACAAAAACACCTTCCAGCACACCAAACACAGGAAACTCTCGCACACGTTCTCctgaaacaaaatatatgaaaatgaaatgtttaaaactgATCAGAGTACCAAACCTATCACTGTTTTAACGTTGTCAACTCACCTGCCTCCAACAGTGATATCATGTGCAACATGTTGAGAAGTTTGACTGCTTCTGCATCTTCTCTAGTCCAGATATCTACAGGGACAGTATCCTGAATCTCCCGTTCTGGAGATGAAAGTCATGGATCGGATTACTGAATATGATTGAGATATTATTACGTTGCGCTATGTTCAAATGTGAATCAGTGTTCACCTCTTGACAAATGAATTTCCTTTCCGATCTGCACCTCAGCACGTTGCATATCCTTTCTCTTGATAAATGGCTTTAAAAGACTGTAAACAGTCTTCATCTCACACCAAGACTGGTCGCACAGGAGGGTCACACTCAGATGCCGTTTGAAGAAGCGTTGCATTGGGCTGAAGCTGTTTTCATGAAGGCTCTTTCTCTTTAAACCCCTCACATTTAGTGTATTTACGGTTTCTTGTCCCAAAGCCTCTTCATTCCTGCTGAACAGAAGAACAATGTTATGtgacaaaacaaagaaataacAAATATTGCAGTTCAACAGAATAACTTGGGTTCCATGTGTGCACCCAATATCTAATAATTTTCCACAAACCATCATCCAGATGACTTACTTGTGCACTGATGAGGTGGACGCACAGGGGCTATCAAAGTTCACTGAGTGTTTACCATCAGATTCACTATTGAGATGACACTGGGGCTCTCAAAAGACATAAAACATACATTGTTTATATGTATAAACTTTAACAACTATGTACAAGTTGTATCTTATTATTTCCAGTGGAAAGatagacaagtaaaaaaaaaaacatcagatgatacaaacaaacaaagttaCACACAAAGTTACAATACGACAGTGCCATCCTCTGTCCAAAATTAAAAGTATGACTAAATTCACAACAAATGACCAAAATTACACAATATTATACCGATGCTTTGTTCCTCGGAAGGGATGTTGAGAAATTCCGAGTCGCTAATATCGTCCCAGTCATCGAACAGTTGTTGTGATCCAGACGCATCCATCTGAAAACGAAATTCAAGAAGCTCTTAGCTCATTCTAATCTTCACACCAGCGTTTCAGGAACATAATATAATCatgtatatacaatatacacgtttgtatatttgttatagttgttttacattatattgCGAAGTTGCATTATTTCGCATACGACATACTCGAGCATTTCCGTACAATATCCCGCCCCCTTCATCTTTGTTTACTATAATAGTATTCGATTGGCTAATGCTCTATGCCCCGCCCACTTCGatgctttcattttcatttcaaatccGATAAAAACAGACGTTTTGCGTGAATAAGCAAAAACGCTTCCCGTGAATTCTGCAGAGCAAAACACTGTTATAAAACGACACGTtcgtacatttaaaataaaaaattaaccaTAATGAAATcgatcaaatttatttatatttccacTAGGAAATGTATTGTATATTTCCGGTATAGTTGCCATGGAGACATATTTAGTATACAATAGTTGTAGTTGCTTctagtatttaaataaaattagcatattaaCTCTCTAATAAAACAACGATCAAGAAACATAACTGTGGATCAGAACACAGGTGGGTAGTTTAACTCAGGAAAAAAAGGTCCTCTTACACTAGCCttctctttttctattctatctacttgttttctttttgttatatatatatatatatacatatatacacacacacacacatatatatatatatatatatatgtgtgtgtgtgtgtgtgtgtgtgtgtgtgcgcgcgttttgtgaaaagtcaggacatagatttgtataatgacaaaggtatgacatgggtattacaaggtgaaggtgacttttcaggacattgacccatgtccccacttttcaaaacgcttataaatcatacagagtgaggttttttgggggaaagttgaaatgcacagtctcctgtaaggggtaggtttaggtgtagggttggtgtagggcaatagcacaaacagtaagtacagtataaaaaccattacgcctatggaatgtcccgacttttcacaaaaacgaacatgtgtgtgtatgtatgtatatgtgtgtgtgtgtgtgtgtgtatatacacacacatatatatacacacgcacacacaccttggtatatataatatataccgtgctacgtgtactgtgttaggctaaccgagacttgtcatcgcacttgcatattatttctcttttgttgattttgattgcttctattgtcatcatttgtaagtcgctttggataaaagcatctgctaaatgtaaatgaatatagAAAAGATGCTGTACAGCCACTAGTTTTGGCATCTTCACACcacaataaattaacattaacaatgatcTAAATCACAGAACTTTTGACATTGTTACCTTCTCAGGCATCACAAGAGGGTTAACCCTTGAGAGACTTCAGCGGAAAACAACACTAGATGAAATTCCTATAATAGACAAAAAGCCTCTATACAGTATAAACAAGCAACACATGAGACCATGAGAATGCTGAAGAACAAGCATGGAGGACACACATGCTCCCAGAAGACCTGGAAACAGCAAAAAGGGAGTAGACAACACAAACATTTGTCTGTATCCGTAGCTAGGCCCGACCAATATAAAAACATGCCACCAAAGACAACCATGAGCCAGTCCCAGGAGAGTCTGAGGTGGGTGGGAGTGCTGGCTGACCCTGTAGATGAAGAAAAGAGGATTGAGATGTATAAAGCCAACAGAAGGAAGCGCTATCTGGCGGCTCAAGATCATCTCATGAAGAGCTTGACCTGCCCTAACAGCCAGTAAAGTTCTTGTATTAATGAAACTTACACATAATAGTATGTAGACTTGTAAACAATTGTCTTTATATTTAATCTGAATTTAAGGCCATATTTGCAATACGACATCTGTAAAACTTACTCACACCTCTAGAGGGCTCTCAAGAACAACAAATGAGAAGATTACTAGTTGCACTACTTTGTTTTAAGCATGAtgcaaaaaatgcaaacattaaggacaatgcacattttattacaaaaaaaccccaacatgtcactttaaaaatgttatttatttcattttaacagTTAATAGCCATCTTAAAGTaatttgagttaaaagaataataattttgcacagCTACAGATTTTAAAAGCAGCACTTGATCAATGACTGTGCACagaattaaagaaaattaaaacaagaacaagaaaTAAATAGGGAAAAGTGccactgataaaaacattttaaactgaaatgctgttatttacattataatttatttcaaacactggTCTACAGATACCTCAGTCTGCAGTATTAGGCATGATTGAGTTTAGTTCTAATGTGACCCCACTTCTAATTTTTCCTTCACGGGTAACAACACAGAGAATGACTTACTAAAACCAAGCAAAGCTGTGGAAGTTAGCTAGCCTTTACATAAAGAACATATGGATAACAGCATAAGTGTCCTAATGGAGACTTAAAGTAGTAAAAATATGCAGATAAGGTTAGTTTAAGATGGAGTTAATGTTTTAACCCAGATACACTCACCACCCTTGTGCAAAGACACACTAACATaccctgtttttttctgaaaacctTTTTTAGACCCTAATATATGAACGTTACCCTAACATGTGATATGTACTGAAACTCCACCTTTGTATCCCAGCCCTAAAATGCactattttattattctaaTACTCAATTTATGATGGGGTAAATAAGTTTGCTCACTAGTAAATCACATATCTCTGTATGAGCCAACTATGTGTCAACATTAAATCTAACCTTCAAACCAATGATGGTCCAAGACCAGCGCAGAATATCTAAAACTTGAATCTCACTATTAAATAATCAATCACATTCCTACATACAATTAAAAACCATTTTTGTACTTTACCATTGAGAACTGATGGAGAAAACCcatacaaatgtgaccctggaccacaaaaccagtcttaagtcgctggggtatatttgtagcaatagtcaaaaatacattgtatgggtcaaaattatccatttttattttatgccaaaaatcattaggatattaagtaaagatcatgttccatgaagatattttgtaaatttcttaccgtaaatatatcaaaacttcatttttgattagtaatatgcatagctaagaacttcatttggacaactttaaaggcgattttctcagtatttagatttttttgcaccctcagattccagattttaaaatagttgtatcttggccaaatgttgtccgatcctaacaaaccatacatcaatggatgCAAATAGATACAtcaagcttatttattcaactttaaGATgaagtataaatctcaatttcgaaaaaattgacacttaagactggttttgtggtccagggtcacaaatatccATACGCTGCTCCAAACCAAACCTTCAAAAAGAGCAACACAGTTGCATACTCTccttaaaacaaactaaaactgcaCGTCTGTCTAGGGATCCTCTTTCCAACTTGCAACAATTTCAGTCCAagtttcctttttttccctcttGGGACTCAATGAATTCAGGCGGTGGTTTATAATTGGGGCATATGGGGGTGTAATGTCAGGCACAGATGCCTGAGTGTCTTTCAAAGACCAGCCTGGCAATCAGAAGCCTGCAGCTCTACAGCAGAGAAGAAGCGCTTGGTCAGCTTGTGCCCGTCATAATTGAGCTGGGTGGTGTAGAAGGTCCGGGTGTGTTTGGGGTACACTATAGTGGTGCTCTGGTAGCGCTGCACCCGCTGACGGGGCTGGAACTCCAGCTGGATCTTGTAATGTCTCCAGGTGCTCTGAGGCAGGGCCAACACCGTCTGGCTGCACATCTCCAGACCCAAACCCTTGGGCTGCAGGGTCACATCCTGGATGAAGTGCCGATCTGAATCATAACGCACTGACGACGTGTATCTGTAAGAACACGTGTAACAAGTCAGTGCTACATCTGAACTGCACCTGCCCAGAGCAAATCACCCAAATCCCAAAATCATGTGATAGAgtcacagtaaaataaataaactcaccTTATTTCTTTCAGTGGCAAAGGATCAAGTTCAATTCCTTCTCCATAGGACAATGCATGCAACTGGCGATTATTAGGAAcctgtaattaagattttttttttttttttttaagtattgctttataaataactaataaataaacatttttataaatttaaaaaaaaaaagaaaaaaagtaacatGTTCAGTaaatgcaacacacacacacacatatatataagcacataaatatttcgctaaaatgtttattttaaataagtttaaataataatgtttatattcatataatatttaataatattataatatttattatacatataaatatttaatgtacttGCTGTGCTATTAAATGTCGTAGATTTGCAGTGAGGAATCATACCACAGCTGTCCCTCTGTTCTCGTCTTCTGTAATCGGGGTTCCAGACCCGGTGCCCTGCAGTAACCAAACGCTCGGGCTCGGACTCGGAGGCAGACCGGAGTCCGGACTGTCCAGCGGCCGATCAGCTTTCAGATTCATATCCAGCGGATCATCGTCACACACATTCCGCAAGTTCAGTCTTCCCACCATTGCTTTTAAAGTTGCTCAACACTTGCGGGCAGGTTCCACAAGCTCTTCAAATAATGCAGTGAAATGGAATTATGAGCAAAATCGTCTTTCTCTGTTGTTCTTGCGGGCAACCCGGTTTAACGGTGATCCGGGCGGTTCGTGTAAAGTAAACCAGCTGTGTGATGCCGTGAAGGATCGTCGATAATCCGTTTCGCGGCGCTGGCTCACCGCTCCCGTTTCCTCCGAGACTTTGAATCGCAGATCTGAAAAAGCTGCAAATATGCTTGTTGTCGCCAAGTTCAAatggatttatttataaaaaaaaaaaaaaaaaaaaaaactagagcAAAATGGAAAGTTCCCTGACTTCGCTCTTGAGCGCATTCAGTCAGGGGGTCATCGCCAGGGAAGGTAACGCAAGTTTCCCCATTTGTCAGCCTGCCTGCATTCAAAATTGTCCACACTCAAAGACGTTCATTGTTTTACAAGCGCCTGCAAGAAGGGAGACGCCTTTAAAACTGCCTCCCACTGCTGATTGGAGTGCCAATTAGAGAGAGTCAGGAGGCCCTCCCTTTAAACACACGCCAACTTTACATCAGGCTTAGAAACAAGTAGAgttaaaaatcacacaaatcagtaaaaaaagagaaaactgtctatctatctatctatcatccatcAGTTCATGTTTATCCATCCATCGATCTATCtcttcatccatccatcagtcTGTCCGTCCATTCATATCAGTCATACATCAGTCAAAACAACAGTTTTGTCAGTCAATACAGTCAACAGATTTTTATTGACAAGAATTTATATCTGCAGTTGATATTAAAAAGATGCTGTTCTATTCACAGAAGGCAGGAATGTTTTCATTGTAAGCAATCAACAGTATAAATCACAGCAAAAATCAATGCAAATAATATTGCAATCAAACATTGCAGTAGCCCACCCGACACAAGTCATACATTCATTGCAAACACTTCACCTTTGATATGCACTGCTGTTGAGGCCTTTTAACAAGTACAAAGCCATGTGCAGAGAAAACAATTATGAAGGAGAGGGTGATGATGGATAAATGATTAAGATTACAGTAACCCGATTCCAGAGTTATTAAAGACACTATAAAATAACTTATGTCAATAGACAAAGATACTTCCTTTACACGAAGTGAACAGCAGATGACGCAAAGTAAAAGAATGTATCCTCAGTGTGCACACTAATATTtctgcattacaataatctccCATGAACTAGTCATTGTTCGCAAAGAAAATGTGTCTACCAAGGGAAAGAGCAGGTGGTAAATATTTCTTCCTTACAGCTCCTGTAGGATCAAAACATCTACaatatgtttcttttttcacCTCAACCTGGGAAAGTATTTCAAAAGCCAAAACAACTGGTTTGTCATTTCAGCAGGAGACAGGAAATCCCAAGCTCCTCTGAGACCTGAGACTCACTCAGCCACCTTTACCCAGAGCAACAGCCAAGGTCCACACAGCCATTTACGGTTATAGCGAAGGGGACAATTACAAAAAAACGTTGGCTTTAAATCATCTTGATGTTGAAATCCCAGTACAGAAGACTTTGTGCCAGAATAGCAGCAGGTTACTTTTCTGAGCCACACTGCCCTCTGTTTTGCTTTAAGTGCAAGCATATTTCAGAGAAATGTGCAAAGTAAATGACACTGTGGGTATTAGTGTTGTAAAGTGGAggaaaaaaggggggggggaaATGGCAAAATGACTCATACATGCCAGTAATGTGTTGAGGTTCAGGAAAGGACTTGAATCATAAGGCTCATAGTAATGAAAGTCATAAAAACCACAAAGTTAAACCATGATCTGTCAGagaacataaatacatacagaaGACATAGCAGTACTATTTACACACCATTTTCAGCATGTTAAAACTGAAGTGGAGACATGCTGTCAGGCCGTACTGAATATCCAGACAGAGCGCTCACATTAGTATATTGATGGGAATAAAATTCCTTCTGATTTACTGAATCCTCTTTTTGATGAGCTTTTCCAGTTTGCGGATACGGGAAGATTCTTGTTCAGGGGTGGGGGCACTGAAGGACAATGATGGGCCACCGTCTGGCCCTGATGGTGGATTAGGCAACCTCTGTCTGAACAGCTCCAGCATGGTGCTCTGCTCACTCCGCTTCAGACCCTATAGATTGAGAGGGGAAAGAGGTAGACACTTTTGACCAATGAATTTCAATAATTTGTGATAATTGAATAAAGGTGTTTTGAAGTCATTTTGATTCTCTAATAAATCAGTTAGACCTGACCCGCATCAACAGAATGATTTGCTCACAAATTTGACATGGTTTATTCACCAAATTTCAAGTCAAACATTATTGAAGTTATACGCACACAATATTTTAGCACTGTATTATTTATCTGAAATGGAAGGCTTTTGTAACATTCAAAAGTTCAGGGTCAGGAaggagtttttctttttgttgtggaaagaaattaatacttttatttctgctaaatgctgttcttttgaactttgtatttatcaaaaatactgaaaaaataaataaattgtacacaactttccaacattgataataggaaatgtttcttgagcagtaaatcagcatattagaatgattcctgaaggataatgtgacactgaagaccgtaatgatgctgaaaattatgcTTTGCATCTCAAGAATAACAGCACgacttgacagcactaatatatatgattttaacaattttaaaacaacttttatgtGGGAACCCTGATTTACTGATGATGAAATCTCATGAAATGTGAGGACGATTTCCCTGATGCAAATAAAACAGACTCACCTTCATATCTAGAATCTTCTGAAACGTCTCAGGATTGCTGTCAGCAAGGAGCTTGATGTAGTTGTCCACAAAGACCACAGACGGCTCGTGAGGGGCCATGACCACCTGAGAGGTGAAGAGAAACAAGTCAGCTAAACTCCAGCTGTGTTCTCCAaactcccaaaaatgaaacattaccACATGAGACCCACCACTCTGGGAACAGGAGACAACAAAATACAGTGATCTGATAGATAAAACActaaacaaaagacaaaaacttcAAGTGTCTATTTTTAACAGCGTAATTACTCTATGCTTGAATGAAGCTGAATTAGCCTCACCGGTAATTTTTTGTGGGGTATAATGAGAGTCTCAATTGAGCAGTAAAAAGAGGTTAAATGGGGTACAGGCCTGCATTGTGAATCGGTTTCTTTTCCCTCCAAGGGtggggagagaaaaaaagtttaactgTATATCTTGCAACTATTTAGATTTGTAAGAGGGTAGAAGAACACATGGCTGACAGATACGACAGGGTGGGGGGGGATTTTAATCATCCTGTGCAACATTTCCCTTTATACAATACCCattattctttcttttccttttaCTCCCAGTACCTGAAGGCATAAGCCAGGATATGTGGATAAGGGTCAAAGCAAAGTGGGACACGGAACACTTCGGATGGTCTTGAATTCTGAACGTTCCTT
It encodes:
- the exo5 gene encoding exonuclease V isoform X3, whose product is MPEKMDASGSQQLFDDWDDISDSEFLNIPSEEQSIEPQCHLNSESDGKHSVNFDSPCASTSSVHNRNEEALGQETVNTLNVRGLKRKSLHENSFSPMQRFFKRHLSVTLLCDQSWCEMKTVYSLLKPFIKRKDMQRAEVQIGKEIHLSREREIQDTVPVDIWTREDAEAVKLLNMLHMISLLEAGERVREFPVFGVLEGVFVKGVIDELMYNQKGELVLNELKTRKQNSLPSFAQDKVNCLQVGLYKLLFDGLVRGEVKKDHVLNHLKLHSGQVLGAGVQAHAKSIGVLVTTFEELVDALLITVSCSDLPCTDLLQIEYYHQGSSGPIGTRVAPFDEAQLRAELQGHLAYWRGQREPKGVDIEEAWKCKSCLYVQTCDWAKNRLHVSDQQADHASS
- the exo5 gene encoding exonuclease V isoform X4, with amino-acid sequence MDASGSQQLFDDWDDISDSEFLNIPSEEQSIEPQCHLNSESDGKHSVNFDSPCASTSSVHNRNEEALGQETVNTLNVRGLKRKSLHENSFSPMQRFFKRHLSVTLLCDQSWCEMKTVYSLLKPFIKRKDMQRAEVQIGKEIHLSREREIQDTVPVDIWTREDAEAVKLLNMLHMISLLEAGERVREFPVFGVLEGVFVKGVIDELMYNQKGELVLNELKTRKQNSLPSFAQDKVNCLQVGLYKLLFDGLVRGEVKKDHVLNHLKLHSGQVLGAGVQAHAKSIGVLVTTFEELVDALLITVSCSDLPCTDLLQIEYYHQGSSGPIGTRVAPFDEAQLRAELQGHLAYWRGQREPKGVDIEEAWKCKSCLYVQTCDWAKNRLHVSDQQADHASS
- the exo5 gene encoding exonuclease V isoform X2, which codes for MRNNATSQYNMDASGSQQLFDDWDDISDSEFLNIPSEEQSIEPQCHLNSESDGKHSVNFDSPCASTSSVHKNEEALGQETVNTLNVRGLKRKSLHENSFSPMQRFFKRHLSVTLLCDQSWCEMKTVYSLLKPFIKRKDMQRAEVQIGKEIHLSREREIQDTVPVDIWTREDAEAVKLLNMLHMISLLEAGERVREFPVFGVLEGVFVKGVIDELMYNQKGELVLNELKTRKQNSLPSFAQDKVNCLQVGLYKLLFDGLVRGEVKKDHVLNHLKLHSGQVLGAGVQAHAKSIGVLVTTFEELVDALLITVSCSDLPCTDLLQIEYYHQGSSGPIGTRVAPFDEAQLRAELQGHLAYWRGQREPKGVDIEEAWKCKSCLYVQTCDWAKNRLHVSDQQADHASS
- the exo5 gene encoding exonuclease V isoform X1 — its product is MRNNATSQYNMDASGSQQLFDDWDDISDSEFLNIPSEEQSIEPQCHLNSESDGKHSVNFDSPCASTSSVHNRNEEALGQETVNTLNVRGLKRKSLHENSFSPMQRFFKRHLSVTLLCDQSWCEMKTVYSLLKPFIKRKDMQRAEVQIGKEIHLSREREIQDTVPVDIWTREDAEAVKLLNMLHMISLLEAGERVREFPVFGVLEGVFVKGVIDELMYNQKGELVLNELKTRKQNSLPSFAQDKVNCLQVGLYKLLFDGLVRGEVKKDHVLNHLKLHSGQVLGAGVQAHAKSIGVLVTTFEELVDALLITVSCSDLPCTDLLQIEYYHQGSSGPIGTRVAPFDEAQLRAELQGHLAYWRGQREPKGVDIEEAWKCKSCLYVQTCDWAKNRLHVSDQQADHASS
- the rflnb gene encoding refilin B, which produces MVGRLNLRNVCDDDPLDMNLKADRPLDSPDSGLPPSPSPSVWLLQGTGSGTPITEDENRGTAVVPNNRQLHALSYGEGIELDPLPLKEIRYTSSVRYDSDRHFIQDVTLQPKGLGLEMCSQTVLALPQSTWRHYKIQLEFQPRQRVQRYQSTTIVYPKHTRTFYTTQLNYDGHKLTKRFFSAVELQASDCQAGL